The Desmonostoc muscorum LEGE 12446 genome includes a region encoding these proteins:
- the groL gene encoding chaperonin GroEL (60 kDa chaperone family; promotes refolding of misfolded polypeptides especially under stressful conditions; forms two stacked rings of heptamers to form a barrel-shaped 14mer; ends can be capped by GroES; misfolded proteins enter the barrel where they are refolded when GroES binds), giving the protein MAKIIAFDEESRRALERGVNALADAVKITLGPKGRNVLLEKKFGAPQIVNDGITVAKEIELEDPLENTGARLIQEVASKTKDVAGDGTTTATVLAQALIREGLKNVAAGTNPVSLKRGIDKTIEALVEEIAKIAKPVEGSAIAQVATVSAGNDEEVGNMLAQAMEKVTKDGVITVEESKSLTTELEVVEGMQIDRGYISPYFVTNNERQIVEFENARILVTDKKISTIQDLVPVLEKVARSGQPLLIIAEDVEGDALATLVVNKARGVLAVAAIKAPGFGDRRKALLQDIAILTDGQLISEEIGLSLDTASLETLGTARKITIDKESTTIVAGSSTKPEVQKRIGQIRRQLEETDSDYDKEKLQERIAKLAGGVAVIKVGAATETELKDRKLRIEDALNATKAAVEEGIVPGGGTTLIHLSKTVEAIKNTLDAEEKIGADIVQRALEAPLRQIADNAGAEGSVIVSKVRDAEFNIGYNAATGEFEDLIAAGIIDPAKVVRSALQNAASIAGLVLTTEAIVVEKPEKKSAAPAPDMGGMGGMGGMGGMGGMGGMF; this is encoded by the coding sequence TGTCAACGATGGTATCACTGTTGCCAAGGAAATTGAATTAGAAGATCCTTTGGAAAATACAGGTGCAAGACTCATCCAGGAAGTAGCATCTAAAACTAAGGATGTCGCTGGGGATGGCACTACAACTGCTACAGTTTTGGCGCAGGCTTTGATTCGAGAAGGTCTAAAGAACGTTGCGGCTGGTACTAACCCAGTCAGCTTAAAGCGTGGGATCGATAAAACTATCGAAGCCCTGGTAGAAGAAATTGCCAAAATAGCTAAGCCTGTAGAAGGAAGTGCGATCGCTCAAGTTGCCACTGTCTCCGCCGGTAACGACGAAGAAGTTGGCAATATGCTAGCCCAAGCAATGGAAAAAGTCACCAAAGATGGTGTAATCACCGTTGAAGAATCTAAATCCCTGACAACTGAACTAGAAGTAGTTGAAGGGATGCAGATTGACAGGGGTTATATTTCTCCCTACTTTGTCACCAACAACGAGCGGCAAATCGTAGAATTTGAAAACGCCCGCATCCTGGTTACTGATAAAAAAATCAGCACCATCCAGGATTTAGTACCGGTGTTGGAAAAAGTCGCCCGTTCGGGTCAGCCTTTGCTGATCATCGCCGAAGATGTCGAAGGAGACGCCTTGGCAACTTTGGTAGTGAACAAAGCACGGGGTGTACTTGCCGTAGCTGCCATCAAAGCGCCTGGGTTTGGCGATCGCCGCAAAGCTTTACTCCAAGATATTGCCATTCTCACCGATGGACAATTGATTTCTGAAGAAATCGGCTTGAGCCTGGATACCGCTTCTCTAGAAACCCTGGGAACTGCCCGCAAAATCACCATTGATAAAGAAAGCACCACAATTGTCGCTGGCAGTTCCACCAAGCCAGAAGTGCAAAAGCGGATTGGTCAAATTCGCAGACAGTTGGAAGAAACTGATTCCGACTACGACAAAGAAAAGCTCCAAGAACGCATCGCTAAGCTAGCTGGTGGCGTGGCAGTGATTAAAGTGGGTGCAGCCACAGAAACCGAACTCAAAGACCGTAAATTGCGAATTGAGGACGCCCTCAACGCCACAAAAGCTGCCGTGGAAGAAGGTATTGTTCCTGGTGGTGGAACGACCCTGATTCACCTATCCAAGACAGTAGAAGCAATTAAAAACACCCTGGATGCAGAAGAAAAAATTGGGGCTGATATTGTCCAGCGTGCATTGGAAGCTCCCTTGCGTCAAATCGCAGATAACGCCGGTGCAGAAGGTTCTGTGATTGTCTCTAAAGTCCGGGATGCCGAATTCAACATTGGCTACAACGCTGCTACTGGTGAATTTGAAGATTTGATCGCTGCTGGGATCATTGACCCTGCTAAGGTCGTGCGTTCAGCTTTACAAAACGCTGCTTCCATTGCTGGTTTAGTTTTAACCACCGAAGCGATCGTTGTTGAAAAGCCTGAAAAGAAATCCGCTGCTCCTGCCCCTGATATGGGCGGTATGGGCGGTATGGGTGGCATGGGCGGCATGGGCGGCATGGGCGGCATGTTCTAA
- the corA gene encoding magnesium/cobalt transporter CorA has protein sequence MARKLRRALKVVTKTFEDEFHHQPGTLPGTIIIDADAPAPIIFLIDYNQTNFTREQIATPEECIPYLEMETISWVDVQGLGSQDILQRLGRVFDLHPLVLEDVVNVPERPKTEDYEDQLLFIARMVVPKERTCGFYSEQVSLILGKNYLLTVQEEPEHDCFEPVRSRIEKAKGIIRSQKADYLTYALLDAIIDGYFPVLELYGERIEELEEEVIVKPTPQTLQSIYQIRRELLQLRRAIWPQRDAINSLIRDGSDLISEDVRIYLRDCYDHTVQVMDMVETYRELASGLMDVYLSAVSNKMNEIMKVLTVVSSIFIPLTFVAGIYGMNFNTEKSPYNMPELNWYWGYPMCLGIMVAIALCLLLFFWRRGWLQNSVPTKRN, from the coding sequence ATGGCACGAAAACTGCGCCGCGCTCTGAAAGTAGTAACTAAGACATTTGAAGATGAGTTCCATCACCAACCAGGAACTCTGCCAGGAACCATTATTATTGATGCAGACGCTCCAGCGCCAATAATTTTCTTGATTGACTATAACCAGACCAATTTTACCCGCGAACAAATAGCAACTCCAGAAGAATGTATTCCATATCTAGAGATGGAAACGATTTCTTGGGTAGACGTACAAGGTTTAGGCTCTCAAGATATATTACAAAGATTGGGTCGAGTTTTTGATTTACATCCTCTCGTTTTAGAAGATGTGGTCAATGTACCTGAGCGTCCGAAAACAGAGGATTATGAAGACCAATTACTCTTCATTGCTCGCATGGTAGTACCAAAGGAAAGAACGTGTGGTTTTTACAGCGAACAAGTGAGTTTAATATTGGGAAAAAATTACTTGCTCACAGTCCAAGAAGAACCAGAGCATGATTGCTTTGAACCAGTGCGATCGCGAATTGAAAAAGCTAAAGGCATCATCCGCTCTCAAAAAGCTGATTATTTAACTTATGCTCTGTTAGATGCGATTATTGATGGTTATTTTCCTGTGCTGGAACTTTATGGTGAGCGAATCGAAGAATTAGAGGAGGAAGTAATAGTTAAACCTACTCCGCAAACACTACAAAGTATTTATCAAATCAGGCGAGAATTACTGCAATTGCGTCGTGCTATCTGGCCGCAGCGAGATGCAATTAATTCTTTAATTCGTGATGGCAGTGATTTAATTAGTGAAGATGTGCGAATTTACCTACGAGATTGTTATGACCATACAGTGCAAGTAATGGATATGGTAGAAACTTACCGAGAATTAGCATCTGGATTAATGGATGTATATCTTTCGGCTGTGAGCAACAAAATGAATGAAATCATGAAAGTGCTAACGGTGGTTTCGTCAATTTTTATTCCATTGACTTTTGTTGCCGGAATATATGGTATGAATTTCAATACTGAGAAATCACCATATAATATGCCTGAATTGAATTGGTATTGGGGTTACCCAATGTGTTTGGGAATAATGGTGGCGATCGCACTTTGTCTGCTATTGTTTTTTTGGCGACGAGGCTGGCTGCAAAACTCTGTCCCAACTAAACGCAACTAA
- a CDS encoding sulfotransferase family protein — MGWTSCPPQALGGRDAHPTSSSNLFVGKMTQPKLHFISGLPRSGSTLLGALLRQNPRFHASMSSPVGGLVTSMLEAMSENNEFSVFITPEQKRALTLTIFSTYYQPQADKAIIFDTNRLWCSKLPLIHQLFPDAKVICCVRNVAWVMDSVERLIRKNAFDVSRLFNNPGERSTVYTRTEALSQSGRLVGFAYNALKEAFYSEYSESLLLVDYDILSQAPDKTLSLIYQFLGEKPFEHDFSNVEYEANEFDRRLNTNGLHHVRSKVEFQPRATVLPPDLFAQYEGLSFWETPTSSSLANVIVAQQPQIPLAPPLENGSMANASSVFSNLR, encoded by the coding sequence GTGGGGTGGACATCTTGTCCGCCCCAAGCCTTGGGCGGGCGAGACGCCCACCCCACAAGTAGTAGTAATTTATTTGTTGGTAAAATGACACAGCCCAAATTACACTTCATCTCTGGATTACCCCGTTCGGGTTCCACCTTACTCGGAGCTTTACTGCGGCAAAATCCCCGATTTCACGCCAGTATGAGCAGTCCTGTGGGGGGTCTGGTCACCAGTATGCTCGAAGCCATGAGTGAGAATAATGAGTTTTCAGTCTTTATTACACCAGAACAAAAACGCGCTTTAACTTTAACGATTTTTTCAACTTACTATCAACCCCAAGCGGACAAAGCAATTATCTTCGATACCAATCGCCTTTGGTGTAGCAAATTGCCTTTAATCCACCAGCTATTTCCCGACGCGAAAGTGATTTGCTGCGTGCGGAATGTCGCTTGGGTAATGGATAGTGTCGAACGGTTGATTCGGAAAAATGCTTTTGATGTGTCGCGTTTATTCAATAATCCTGGCGAACGTTCTACCGTTTACACCCGCACCGAAGCTTTAAGTCAGTCGGGTAGATTAGTCGGCTTTGCTTATAACGCTCTCAAAGAAGCTTTCTATAGCGAATATAGTGAATCTTTACTCTTGGTGGACTACGACATATTAAGCCAAGCACCCGATAAAACCTTATCGCTGATTTATCAATTTCTGGGAGAGAAACCCTTCGAGCATGATTTTAGCAATGTGGAGTACGAAGCCAACGAATTCGATCGCCGACTCAACACCAATGGACTGCATCACGTCCGCTCTAAAGTCGAGTTTCAACCTCGTGCAACCGTTTTACCCCCTGATTTATTCGCTCAATATGAGGGTTTATCTTTCTGGGAGACTCCCACCAGCAGTAGTCTAGCGAATGTGATTGTCGCCCAGCAGCCACAGATTCCCCTAGCACCCCCGCTGGAGAATGGAAGTATGGCAAACGCGTCTAGTGTTTTTTCCAACTTGAGATGA
- a CDS encoding calcium-binding protein translates to MAVYEVNQTTDDGTGNIVGTLSYCIRQANADQALDTIEFRTNIRMTGVMLVLVNSNIDINGNGNTLSGDANNNGQTDEGDVRPLFVKSGDTNVNNLTITNCTAKGGDSTGGGGGAGMGGGMFIYDGNVSLNNVTFSNNRAIGGNGNKAGLGNGGGGMFGNGGGNGGGGLFAGSTDNNGAYGGNGNYRSGEDDDFGAGGKGGNRASNYSGGFGGGGGGGGSFGVVSGAEGGFGGGGGYGNGTAGGDGGYGGGGGGGGASLGKGGFGGGDGTVGSGDIRGAGGGGAGMGGAIYIRQGTLKLLNSVKFNNNIASGGSGANNGKGLGGALFIMQSTTNSNDNNQGMPSSLPTVVSDGTTNFSGNSADESSDVFGIITSGTDPNAGDDQITGTSGNDSLNGGDGNDTINGGAGNDTLSGDAGNDSLIGGDGNDSLIGGDGKDTLNGGVGKDTINGGADNDFLIGGDGDDSLMGGDGNDTLNGNAGNDTMIGGAGNDNLFGGAGNDSLNGGVGNDTINGGLDNDFLIGGDGDDSLNGGDGNDTLNGNVGNDTMIGNAGNDIFFGGAGNDFLNGGANNDILTGGADADRFIFDSGRQFAAADLGIDRIADFNRAAADKIVLDRTTFTRLTGDSLAPDQFATVSLNVLGVNFVNNFLYGINSAVIIYNTVTGDLFYNQNGVVAGFGSGGQFATLQGNPTLNASDFQIVA, encoded by the coding sequence ATGGCAGTATATGAAGTCAACCAAACCACCGACGACGGAACCGGGAACATCGTAGGCACTCTCAGCTACTGTATTCGCCAAGCCAACGCCGATCAAGCGCTTGACACTATCGAGTTCCGCACGAACATCAGAATGACGGGGGTGATGCTGGTTTTAGTCAACAGTAATATCGACATTAACGGCAACGGAAACACCCTCAGCGGCGATGCCAACAACAATGGGCAAACTGACGAAGGAGATGTGCGTCCCTTGTTTGTCAAGTCGGGAGATACGAATGTAAACAACCTGACAATTACCAACTGCACCGCTAAAGGTGGGGATAGCACCGGGGGTGGAGGCGGTGCGGGAATGGGAGGAGGGATGTTCATCTACGATGGCAACGTCTCTTTGAACAATGTGACTTTTAGCAACAACCGAGCCATAGGTGGCAACGGCAACAAAGCTGGTCTGGGCAACGGCGGCGGTGGTATGTTCGGCAACGGCGGCGGCAACGGTGGCGGCGGATTGTTTGCTGGTAGCACTGATAACAATGGTGCTTATGGTGGCAATGGTAACTACCGCAGTGGCGAGGATGACGACTTTGGGGCTGGCGGCAAAGGCGGTAACAGAGCCAGTAACTATAGCGGTGGCTTCGGTGGTGGCGGTGGTGGCGGTGGTAGCTTTGGCGTCGTATCCGGCGCTGAAGGTGGCTTCGGTGGCGGCGGTGGGTACGGCAACGGTACCGCTGGTGGTGACGGTGGGTACGGCGGCGGTGGTGGCGGTGGTGGCGCCTCTCTCGGCAAAGGCGGCTTCGGCGGTGGTGACGGCACCGTTGGCAGTGGTGACATCCGGGGCGCGGGCGGCGGTGGCGCAGGTATGGGAGGTGCTATTTATATCCGTCAAGGCACTCTCAAACTCCTCAATTCCGTCAAATTCAATAACAACATAGCTAGCGGCGGGAGTGGAGCCAATAACGGTAAAGGCTTGGGAGGGGCATTGTTCATCATGCAGTCCACTACCAATTCCAACGACAACAACCAAGGGATGCCCAGCTCTTTGCCTACTGTTGTCTCTGACGGAACGACAAATTTCTCAGGTAATTCCGCCGATGAGAGCAGCGACGTATTTGGCATTATCACGTCGGGGACTGACCCCAACGCTGGTGACGATCAAATCACTGGCACCAGCGGCAATGACTCCCTTAATGGCGGTGATGGCAACGACACGATCAACGGCGGTGCTGGCAATGACACCCTGAGTGGCGATGCTGGTAATGACTCCCTGATTGGCGGTGATGGCAATGACTCCCTGATTGGCGGTGATGGCAAGGACACGCTCAACGGTGGTGTTGGCAAGGACACGATAAACGGCGGTGCTGACAATGACTTCCTGATTGGCGGTGATGGCGATGACTCCCTGATGGGCGGTGATGGCAACGACACGCTCAACGGCAATGCTGGCAATGACACCATGATTGGCGGTGCTGGCAATGACAATCTCTTCGGTGGTGCTGGCAATGACAGTCTCAACGGTGGTGTTGGCAACGACACGATAAACGGTGGTCTTGACAATGACTTCCTGATTGGCGGTGATGGCGATGACTCCTTGAATGGTGGTGATGGCAACGACACGCTCAACGGCAATGTTGGCAATGACACCATGATTGGCAATGCTGGCAACGACATTTTCTTCGGTGGTGCTGGCAATGACTTTCTCAACGGTGGTGCTAACAATGACATCCTAACTGGCGGTGCTGATGCCGATCGCTTTATTTTCGATTCCGGCAGACAGTTTGCGGCGGCTGATTTAGGCATTGATAGGATCGCTGATTTTAATAGAGCAGCAGCAGACAAGATTGTGTTAGACAGAACAACGTTCACTCGACTGACTGGCGATAGTCTTGCTCCCGATCAATTTGCCACAGTTAGTCTTAACGTGTTGGGTGTTAACTTTGTGAACAACTTTCTGTATGGCATTAATAGTGCTGTCATTATCTACAACACAGTAACTGGTGATTTGTTCTACAACCAAAATGGCGTCGTGGCTGGGTTTGGTAGTGGTGGTCAATTTGCCACCCTTCAAGGTAACCCTACACTGAACGCCAGCGATTTTCAGATTGTCGCCTGA
- the rnc gene encoding ribonuclease III has protein sequence MTLVYPRRQRQLESLVKKFGLPIEGPIKWQLLDLALTHPTVSESANYEQLEFVGDAVVRLVSAVVLWEHYPDCPVGDFAAIRSVLVSDRILAQLARVYGLELYLLVAGSATADKVGQESRLADAFEAVLGALYLSTQNLELIRPWLDPHFQQLATEIRLDPARLNYKAALQEWTQAQFKVLPEYRVVEVNQPHRNQERFVAEVWLHGNILGQGKGRSIKTAEQAAAKVAFLAITNQEKP, from the coding sequence ATGACCCTAGTTTATCCACGCCGTCAACGACAACTCGAAAGCTTAGTCAAAAAATTTGGTTTGCCAATAGAAGGACCAATCAAATGGCAACTATTGGACTTAGCACTGACTCATCCCACTGTTTCTGAGTCGGCAAATTATGAACAGTTGGAGTTTGTCGGCGATGCAGTGGTACGCCTAGTGTCAGCTGTTGTTTTGTGGGAACATTACCCAGATTGCCCAGTAGGAGATTTTGCGGCAATTCGTTCGGTGTTGGTGAGCGATCGCATTCTCGCCCAATTAGCAAGAGTTTATGGTTTAGAGCTATACTTACTAGTTGCTGGCAGTGCTACGGCTGATAAAGTTGGTCAAGAGTCACGACTAGCAGATGCTTTTGAAGCAGTTCTGGGTGCGCTGTACTTAAGCACTCAAAATCTAGAACTAATTCGCCCTTGGCTAGATCCCCACTTTCAACAACTAGCAACAGAAATTCGCCTCGATCCAGCTAGACTTAATTACAAAGCTGCTCTCCAAGAATGGACGCAGGCACAATTTAAAGTTTTACCAGAGTACCGGGTTGTGGAAGTCAATCAACCACACCGCAATCAAGAACGTTTCGTTGCTGAAGTCTGGCTCCACGGAAACATCCTTGGACAAGGTAAGGGACGCTCGATCAAAACCGCCGAACAAGCCGCAGCCAAGGTAGCTTTTTTAGCAATTACTAATCAGGAAAAACCCTGA